In a genomic window of Fibrobacter sp. UWH4:
- a CDS encoding PAS domain-containing protein codes for MMNMIDIACFEVNEHGRLLSGNRRFCRMFGFEPSEIPWHYVTDLYRHVGDWEKFRRDTENASFTMRMKNRRGRSFDCCIVREIFQNADGEVIFRNTIHKIGEGKAYVPQTVPLSVVFLAKCSDCGAQIRVASAPETRLRMLCNSCAAKTFPETFYGKTAQV; via the coding sequence ATGATGAACATGATTGACATAGCTTGTTTTGAAGTCAACGAACACGGCCGCCTCCTCAGCGGGAATAGGCGTTTCTGCCGTATGTTCGGCTTCGAGCCGTCGGAAATTCCGTGGCACTACGTGACCGATCTCTATCGCCATGTAGGCGACTGGGAAAAGTTCAGGCGCGATACGGAAAACGCAAGCTTCACTATGCGCATGAAGAATCGACGCGGTCGCAGCTTCGACTGCTGCATCGTCAGAGAAATCTTCCAGAATGCCGATGGGGAAGTCATTTTCCGCAATACGATTCACAAAATTGGCGAAGGAAAGGCTTATGTCCCGCAGACAGTTCCGCTGTCGGTGGTATTCCTCGCCAAGTGCAGCGACTGTGGAGCGCAAATCCGCGTAGCATCCGCTCCGGAGACGAGGCTTCGCATGCTATGCAACAGCTGTGCCGCAAAAACGTTCCCGGAGACTTTCTACGGCAAGACCGCGCAGGTATAA